One window from the genome of Hoplias malabaricus isolate fHopMal1 chromosome 18, fHopMal1.hap1, whole genome shotgun sequence encodes:
- the si:dkey-200l5.4 gene encoding uncharacterized protein si:dkey-200l5.4, protein MRRAASLLLLVTVAGIHSVFSASLEVAEGLDSSEERVEISDLLKTEEFSLEEEEEAEDGESPEDGNFMKATRDEIEEMVQEEESEVVELTEEEETEGAAEEDSEEEEDGESVEDTEKHTEMEESVTLDEDSEEEAQGEGGDSAVME, encoded by the exons ATGAGACGCGCAGCCTCTTTACTGCTCTTAGTGACTGTTGCTGGGATCCACAGCG TGTTTTCTGCGTCACTGGAGGTGGCTGAGGGTCTGGACTCTTCTGAAGAAAGAG TGGAGATCAGTGACCTGCTGAAAACAG AGGAGTTCTCTCtcgaggaggaggaagaagctGAAG ATGGAGAAAGTCCAGAGGATGGAAACTTCATGA AAGCCACCAGAGATGAAATAGAAG AAATGGTACAAGAGGAAGAGTCTGAAGTTGTGGAGCtgacagaggaagaggagactGAAG GGGCCGCGGAGGAGGACAGCGAGGAAGAAGAAG ACGGTGAATCCGTGGAGGACACTGAGA AGCACACGGAGATGGAGGAGAGCGTAACTCTGG ATGAAGACTCCGAGGAGGAGGCTCAGGGAGAGGGAGGTGACTCAG CTGTGATGGAATGA